The genomic DNA CGTCGTCGTCGGCTCCCGGCTGCGCGGAACCATCAGCGTCAAAGACGTCATCCGCGGTGACAAGGGCACCCAGGTCATCCTCGAGCACACGATCGAGATCGACGGCGAGGACCGCCCCGCATGCGTCGCCGAGGTGGTCACCCTCCTCGTCGAGTGAACGACCGCGACAGGACCACCCGCACTATTGAGTATCCGCCGTCTGACGGAAGGATAAGTGTGCGCAGATTGCCCATTTCCAGCTCGAAAATGGCAACCTGCGCACACTTATCTCTCGCCGAGCGGCACCGCGGCCGCACCACGAGAAGGCCAGTCGGACGAAATGGCGCGACGCATACTCAGATCAGGCCACCCGCACGCAGGTGGTGAGCGATCAGGCCGCAGATCTCCGCCATGTCTGAGTCTTTGGATACTCGGATGACCGTCCACCCTTCGGCCTGGAGAGCTGAGATACGGCGATTGTCCTCGGCGAACTGCGTCGGCGAGCTGCGATGATGATCGCCTTCGTACTCGATGGCAAGCCTGATCGACGGATAGCCCATGTCCGGGTGAAGCAGCGCGCCGATGAGTGAGCACATGACAGCCGGATGGACCACAGGTTCAGGCAGTCCTGCGTCGATGAGCCGCAGTCGCAGCTTCGTCTCCGGTGGAGAATCGACATCGTCCCGCACCAGCCCGAGTGCGCGTTCAACTGTGAGACGTCCTCTCACTCGGCGGCGGGAGGCGATTTCAGCGCGGATTTCGTCGATCGCCGTCAACGGTCCCCCGTGCCATCGGCCGACCGCGGCGTCCCCGAGCACTACGAGCTGCTCCACGGTCAGCACTCGCGCAAGTTCGATGAAGAGCTGTGCCGCCGAGATGAGCGTCAGGCCGAAGTAGTTCTCCGACCGCAGCCATTCGTACCGATGGAAGACGACGTTCGTCCGTCGCTTGGTCGGGCCTTTGTCTTCACGAGCCACGTGCACCCGAGTGTCGGCGTTCGACGGCACCGGCAATCCATACAACTTCGCCGCAGTGACACCGCAAGCAACGACACCAGTGTCGATGCACACCAATCCCGTCAGCTTCACTCGTTCGTCGATCCACTCGGCGTCCGCCCAGGTCGGAGCGACAACCCGTGTCGAAGGGTCAGTTTCAATCCACACGCCGTAGCCGAGCTGCTTGTACTTCCGCTCATCGTCCAGCGCGCGGCGCGTGATTCCCCGCGATACTCCCTGCGCACGCGTGAACGGAATCGCGGCGGTCATGAGCTGACGCGGTTTCTCCGTCCAGGGTCGGACCCGAAGCTTCCGCAGGTTGGCCGGCTGAGCAGTGGCGAGAGACTGCTGCGCCGGTGCCCGATTGTTCATAGGCAGAGAATGCCTCCGCCGCGGCGAAGACGGCCAGTGGTGATTTCACGCCTGTGGACAGAGCCTGGTTGTCCACAGGCCAACTGCGCGCGAGTCGCCGCGTCCGCGCTGCAGGAAAGCGGAGAAAAGTGTGCGCAGATTGCCCATTTCCAGCTCGCAAATGGCAATCTGCGAACACTTATCGCTCAAGAGCGGCGGCTGGAGCCCGCGCCTCGTGGTCGCGCGGACAAAGTCGGCTGGGGAGGGCCGCGTTGCCTCAGCTCGGGCGGTGGGCGTCGAGCTGTTGGGCGACGCGGATGTAGCCGAGGTGTGAGTACGCCTGTGGGTGGTTGCCCAGGTGCATCTCGGCGACGGGGTCGTATTCCTCCGACAGCAGTCCGGTGGGCCCGAGCAGATCGTCGACCTGCCGGAACAGATCCCAGGCGTCGTCGATGCGGCCGACCTTGATGAAGGCTTCGATGAGCCACGTCGTGCAGATATGGAATCCGCCCTCGAGCCCGGGCAGTCCGTCATCATAGCGGTAGCGGAACACCGTCGGGCCGACTCGCAGCTCGCGTTCGATCGCGTCGACGGTGGACACGAACCGCGGATCGTCGGCGTCGAGCAGTCCCGAGAGCCCGACGAACAGGGCTGCCGAGTCCAGGTCCGTCTCACCGTAGGCGACGGTGAATGCCCCGACTTCCTCGTTGTAACCATGCGTGAGCACATCGTGGGCGATCTCCTCGCGCAGCTGCCGCCACGCACCGGGCGGCTCCCGATCGAATCGGTCCGCGATCCGCAGCGCCCGATCGACCGTCACCCAGCACATCACGCGTGTGTACACGTTGTGCTTCGGTGCGCGCCGGGCCTCCCAGATCCCATGGTCGGCCTCGAACCACCGTTTGCCCACGGCCTCGACCATCTGACAGGTGAGCGTCCAATAATCCTCGGGCAGCTCGCCGAGGTGGTCGCTGAGTTCGTCGAGGAGCTCCGTGACCGGGCCGAACACATCGAGTTGGACCTGATGTTCGGCTGCGTTGCCGACCCGCACCGGCCGTGATCCGGCGTATCCGGGCAGGTGGTTGAGCACCGCCTCGGTGGTCAGGGCCGAACCGTCGACGGCGTAGAGCGGATGGAGCTGTTCGGGTGAGACCGTGCGCTCGAGGATGCCCGACAGCCATGAGAGGAAACCTTCGGCCTCACCGGTGGAACCGAGGGCGAGCAGGGCCCGGACGGTCATCGACCCGTCGCGCAGCCAGGTGTACCGGTAGTCCCAGTTGCGGACGCCGCCGATGCCCTCGGGCAGGGAGGTGGTGGGAGCCGCGAGAACCCCACCGGTGGGTTCGTGGCACAGGGCGCGCAGGGTGATCGCCGACCGGATGACCTCTTCACGGTGGTGACCGGGCAGAGTCAGTGACTCGACCCAGTTCGTCCAGAAGTTCAGGGCGCGTTCGCGCACATGGTGCTCTCCGCCGGTGGCCATGTATCCGGCGTCGCCCGTGCCCGTCCCGCAGGCGAGGACGAGGACGACGGATCCGCCGGGCTGCTGCGAGGGGACGACGGTCGCCTCCGCGGTGTGGGAGTCGCCGTTCTCGACGATGTCGAAGTCGATTCCGGGGGCGTAGAGTTCGATCGGCTCCGCAGTGCCGAGCACCGCCACACCATCATCGGTCCTGGTCATGCGGGTGGGAACCGTGGCGTAGTCGAGCCTGGGGGCGAAGCGGATGCGGGTCGGGGTGTCGCCGGCGAGCACGCGGACGACGATCGTGTCGTCGCTGTGCCCGTCGACGGGAGCGAGGTAGTCGACACAGCTCAGTCCAGCCCACCGGGTCTCGAGCAGGGTCGAGTTCCCGAGGTATCGCTGGGTCAGCGGGGCGGCCCCGTTGGCCGGTGCCACGGCGAAGAATCCGGCCGCCTCGGAGCCGAGAATCTCGGAGAACATCGACGCCGAGTGCGGCAGGGGGTGCGGCATCCAGCAGATGCTGCCGGTGGGGTCGATGAGCGCGGTCGACTGTCCGTTGCCGATGAGGCTGTGCCGCTGGATCGGGGTGGCGCGGCGGCCGAAGAGCCAGGACTTGCGCAGCTCGAACAGGGCACTGAGGACGGTGGAGACCTCGGCCGGTGAGTCCAGCCGGAAGTCGGCGTGAGTCGGTGCGGTCTGAGTTCCGACCTTGAGCCCGAGGTCATCGGCGCCGAGGGTTTCGAGAGCGAACTCGTCGGCGGTGTCATCGCCGATGAAGACGACGGCTTCCGCCCCTGTCTGACTGCGCAGACGGGTCAGCGCGTCGGCCTTCGACGACGGTACGACGGACAGGTCGATGACCTGCTTGCCGCGGGTGGGGTGGATCGGGTGGGCGTCGGCGAGCTTCTCGACGGCGGCTTCGATCTCCCGCCGGTCGGTCTCGTCGAGTCCGCGCAGGTGCACGGCCGCGCCCGTGGTCTTGTGCTCGATGACGTCGCGCGGCAGGGCGCGTGTGAGGTCGGCGCGGAAGTCGGCGAGGACCGCCCGCTGCTCTTCGGTGAGCGTGTCGATGGTGAATGTGTCGGTCTCACCGCCGTGGGACCCGAAGAGGTGGACCTCCCTGGGCAGGCGCGACATCGCCGCGAGGTCGCGCAGGCTGCGACCGGAGATCACGCCCGCCGAGGTGGACGGCAGCAAGGCGAGCGCGCGCAGTGAATCGACCGAGCTCTCCAAGGGAAAGGCCTGGCTGGGAACGTCGACGATGGGGGCGATCGTCCCGTCGTAGTCGGTGGCCACCAGCAGGGAGGGGGAGCGTGAGAGCGCGAAGAGGCGACGGAAGAGGACCGGGTCGAGTGCTCTGCTCGCTTCGGCCAGGTCGCCCAATAGTTCGGAGGACCTCACCGAGGCGGCGATGGTGGCCAATCGGGATTCGGTTGCGCTCTCGTGCTCGACAGTGCTCATCTCACCTCGGGTGTCTCGGTTGGCTCGGGTGCCGGTCAGGGCTCTTTCGTCACGGGGGTGTCGTCGTCCGGATCGTCGGGATCACCGGAATCATCGTCGTCGGTCGCCTCGGCGGGGGTGTCGATCTGTTCGGGCAGGGCACCGAGCTTGGCCAACTGGCGGCCCTTGCTCAGGCGGGAATAGCCGCCGATGATGAAGATCACGCCGGCGATGAGGGTCGCCGCTCCCGTGAAGCCGAGGATCGACAGGGCCTCCATGCCGTCGCCGAAGACGAGGATGATGCCGAGCAGGACGTGGACTCCGGAGGCGATGAGGAAGTCTGAGGCCATGGGCTGGGACCGCAGCTGCCGGTAGGCCCAGAATTCGAGAGCGCCGTGCAGGAGGGCCCAGATACTCAGGGCCGCGCGCAGTTCGGCGGGTTGGTCGGCGAGGAAGAGGAAGACGATGGCCGGGATCGCGATGACGGCCTGTCCGAAGATCGCGGTGCGCACGTTCAACGGCGAGCGCACGGCCTGGAAGACCAGGGCCAGGGCGAAGAGGATGAGGTAGCCGATCGCGAGGTGGTCGACGACCTCGGTCGGCAGGCTCAGCTGCAGCGGATTGCTCGAATCGCGGGGCCAGAAGACGGTGACGATGCCGAAGGCGACGCCGAGGATTCCGCGCACGACCATGGGCCAGCCGAGTCGACTCGCGGCGGCGATGGCCTGCGGGGCGGCTTCGTTACGCGGGGTTGCGGATTCGGTGCGCGGCTCTTCGGTACTCATCACGGCACCAGTCTAGGTCGCCAGCCTG from Brevibacterium sp. JSBI002 includes the following:
- a CDS encoding HdeD family acid-resistance protein; its protein translation is MSTEEPRTESATPRNEAAPQAIAAASRLGWPMVVRGILGVAFGIVTVFWPRDSSNPLQLSLPTEVVDHLAIGYLILFALALVFQAVRSPLNVRTAIFGQAVIAIPAIVFLFLADQPAELRAALSIWALLHGALEFWAYRQLRSQPMASDFLIASGVHVLLGIILVFGDGMEALSILGFTGAATLIAGVIFIIGGYSRLSKGRQLAKLGALPEQIDTPAEATDDDDSGDPDDPDDDTPVTKEP
- a CDS encoding endonuclease domain-containing protein codes for the protein MNNRAPAQQSLATAQPANLRKLRVRPWTEKPRQLMTAAIPFTRAQGVSRGITRRALDDERKYKQLGYGVWIETDPSTRVVAPTWADAEWIDERVKLTGLVCIDTGVVACGVTAAKLYGLPVPSNADTRVHVAREDKGPTKRRTNVVFHRYEWLRSENYFGLTLISAAQLFIELARVLTVEQLVVLGDAAVGRWHGGPLTAIDEIRAEIASRRRVRGRLTVERALGLVRDDVDSPPETKLRLRLIDAGLPEPVVHPAVMCSLIGALLHPDMGYPSIRLAIEYEGDHHRSSPTQFAEDNRRISALQAEGWTVIRVSKDSDMAEICGLIAHHLRAGGLI
- the otsB gene encoding trehalose-phosphatase; protein product: MSTVEHESATESRLATIAASVRSSELLGDLAEASRALDPVLFRRLFALSRSPSLLVATDYDGTIAPIVDVPSQAFPLESSVDSLRALALLPSTSAGVISGRSLRDLAAMSRLPREVHLFGSHGGETDTFTIDTLTEEQRAVLADFRADLTRALPRDVIEHKTTGAAVHLRGLDETDRREIEAAVEKLADAHPIHPTRGKQVIDLSVVPSSKADALTRLRSQTGAEAVVFIGDDTADEFALETLGADDLGLKVGTQTAPTHADFRLDSPAEVSTVLSALFELRKSWLFGRRATPIQRHSLIGNGQSTALIDPTGSICWMPHPLPHSASMFSEILGSEAAGFFAVAPANGAAPLTQRYLGNSTLLETRWAGLSCVDYLAPVDGHSDDTIVVRVLAGDTPTRIRFAPRLDYATVPTRMTRTDDGVAVLGTAEPIELYAPGIDFDIVENGDSHTAEATVVPSQQPGGSVVLVLACGTGTGDAGYMATGGEHHVRERALNFWTNWVESLTLPGHHREEVIRSAITLRALCHEPTGGVLAAPTTSLPEGIGGVRNWDYRYTWLRDGSMTVRALLALGSTGEAEGFLSWLSGILERTVSPEQLHPLYAVDGSALTTEAVLNHLPGYAGSRPVRVGNAAEHQVQLDVFGPVTELLDELSDHLGELPEDYWTLTCQMVEAVGKRWFEADHGIWEARRAPKHNVYTRVMCWVTVDRALRIADRFDREPPGAWRQLREEIAHDVLTHGYNEEVGAFTVAYGETDLDSAALFVGLSGLLDADDPRFVSTVDAIERELRVGPTVFRYRYDDGLPGLEGGFHICTTWLIEAFIKVGRIDDAWDLFRQVDDLLGPTGLLSEEYDPVAEMHLGNHPQAYSHLGYIRVAQQLDAHRPS